The Bremerella cremea sequence CGCAGAGGTTTCGGCCATCGGCTTTAAAGCGGTCCACGGTGGACGAGTATCCGGCGTACAGCGGGTCACCAACGACGTTCTCTCGGCGATGGCCGAGATGAACCCAGTTGCCCCGGCCCACAACCCGCCTTATATCGCCGCCATGCGATTACTTTCCGAGCAACTGCCGGAGATTCCGCTAGTTGCCGCCTTTGAAACCGGTTTTCACGCGACGATTCCCGATCGGATGCGTTACTACGGGATTCCCAAATCGTGGTCAGACGAATTCCAGATCAAGAAGTGGGGCTTCCATGGTGCCAGCCATCGTTTTATCGCCACGCGAAGTGCCGAACTGTTGGGACGCGACGATTTGCGAGTCATCTCGTGCCACCTAGGTGGAAGTAGCAGTATTTGTGCGATTCGCAATCGCCAAAGTGCTGGCAGTTCCATGGGTATGAGCCCGCAAACCGGCTTGCCGCAGAACAACCGTGTCGGCGATTTCGATCCGTATGTTTTGCCCATGTTAATGGACAAGACCGGCATGAGCCTGAACGAAGTGCTTGCCCACCTGGGTAGCCATGGTGGTCTGCTCGGCGTGAGTAACGGGCTCAGTGGTGACATGCGAGACCTGGAACAAGCCGCCGCCGCAGGCAACGCCGACGCGCAATTGGCTTTGGACATGTTCACCAGCGAAGTTCGTCGCTACTTGGGCGGCATGTTGGTGGAACTAGGCGGAGCCGACGCGATCGTCTTTACCGGCGGTATCGGCGAGAACGGAAAGCAATTGCGAAAAGACGTATGTGCCAACTTGCAAGAGTTGGGAATCGAACTGGACGAAGCAAAGAACGATTCCGCCAAGGGAGAGGCTTCCATCCATTCGGCAAACAGCAAAACGCAGCTGTGGGTTATTCCGACCAACGAGGAAATCATCGTTGCCCGGCAGACCAAGCAGTTGCTGGAGTCGACCTAAGATGTTTATCGCCAAGGTAACCGGTTCGGTCATTGCCACACAGAAAGTCGACACGATGGTCGGCCACCGCTTATTGGTGGTCGAGCCGTATCGATTGGAAGCGAAAGATCGTCAGTCGTTGGTCACCACCGGTCGTACCTTCGTCGCCGTCGATATGCTCGGTAGCGGCGTGGGAGACTTCGTGCTGATCACGCAAGGTTCAAGCGCTCGATTGACGCCTGAAACCAAAAGCCTGCCGATCGATTGCGTCGTGATCGGAATCGTCGATCGAGCTCACGTCGATAGCCTGTGCATTTATGACCGGGCCAAAGATGAGTCGTCCGACGAGCCGCCGAAACAACCAGCGAAGCCGAAAGCCAAACCGGCTCCGGTGAAGAAAAAAGCGACTGCCCAGCAGCCTGAATCGCAGCAACAGCCATCCGAGAACGACTCAGAGAGTTAGTCGGCAACCATATTCACGTGCTGACGTGAGGATATCATCATCATGCAATTTGA is a genomic window containing:
- a CDS encoding acetate/propionate family kinase gives rise to the protein MKVLVANLGSTSFKYRLFDMDSETQLARGGIDRIGSSESSCSVQIGDWQEEVTAHVPDHAVAVRKCLSQLTDAEHGCLKDAAEVSAIGFKAVHGGRVSGVQRVTNDVLSAMAEMNPVAPAHNPPYIAAMRLLSEQLPEIPLVAAFETGFHATIPDRMRYYGIPKSWSDEFQIKKWGFHGASHRFIATRSAELLGRDDLRVISCHLGGSSSICAIRNRQSAGSSMGMSPQTGLPQNNRVGDFDPYVLPMLMDKTGMSLNEVLAHLGSHGGLLGVSNGLSGDMRDLEQAAAAGNADAQLALDMFTSEVRRYLGGMLVELGGADAIVFTGGIGENGKQLRKDVCANLQELGIELDEAKNDSAKGEASIHSANSKTQLWVIPTNEEIIVARQTKQLLEST
- a CDS encoding EutN/CcmL family microcompartment protein translates to MFIAKVTGSVIATQKVDTMVGHRLLVVEPYRLEAKDRQSLVTTGRTFVAVDMLGSGVGDFVLITQGSSARLTPETKSLPIDCVVIGIVDRAHVDSLCIYDRAKDESSDEPPKQPAKPKAKPAPVKKKATAQQPESQQQPSENDSES